A stretch of the Bacillus anthracis str. Vollum genome encodes the following:
- the guaC gene encoding GMP reductase, translating into MGNVFDYEDIQLIPAKCIVNSRSECDTTVTLGKHKFKLPVVPANMQTIIDERIATYLAENNYFYIMHRFQPEKRISFIRDMQSRGLIASISVGVKEDEYEFVQQLAAEHLTPEYITIDIAHGHSNAVINMIQHIKKHLPESFVIAGNVGTPEAVRELENAGADATKVGIGPGKVCITKIKTGFGTGGWQLAALRWCAKAASKPIIADGGIRTNGDVAKSIRFGATMVMIGSLFAGHEESPGETIEKDGKLYKEYFGSASEFQKGEKKNVEGKKMFVEHKGSLEDTLIEMEQDLQSSISYAGGTKLDSIRTVDYVVVKNSIFNGDKVY; encoded by the coding sequence ATGGGAAACGTATTCGACTATGAAGATATTCAATTAATTCCTGCAAAATGTATTGTAAATAGCCGCTCTGAATGTGATACAACTGTCACTTTAGGAAAACATAAATTTAAATTACCTGTCGTACCTGCAAATATGCAAACGATTATTGATGAAAGAATTGCAACTTATTTAGCTGAAAATAATTACTTCTATATCATGCATCGTTTCCAACCAGAGAAACGAATCTCATTCATTAGAGATATGCAATCACGTGGGTTAATTGCTTCTATTAGCGTTGGTGTAAAAGAAGACGAGTATGAATTCGTGCAACAATTAGCTGCTGAGCATCTTACGCCTGAATACATCACAATTGATATCGCGCATGGACATTCTAATGCTGTAATCAACATGATTCAACATATTAAAAAGCATTTACCAGAAAGCTTCGTTATCGCTGGAAACGTTGGAACTCCAGAAGCGGTAAGAGAATTAGAAAACGCTGGTGCTGATGCAACAAAAGTTGGTATTGGACCTGGTAAAGTTTGTATTACTAAAATTAAAACAGGATTTGGAACTGGCGGTTGGCAACTAGCTGCACTTCGCTGGTGTGCAAAAGCTGCAAGTAAACCAATTATCGCTGACGGTGGTATTCGTACAAATGGTGACGTAGCTAAATCTATTCGATTTGGGGCGACTATGGTTATGATCGGTTCTCTATTTGCTGGTCATGAAGAGTCTCCAGGGGAAACAATCGAAAAAGATGGTAAACTTTATAAAGAGTACTTCGGTTCAGCTTCTGAATTCCAAAAAGGTGAGAAGAAAAACGTTGAAGGTAAAAAAATGTTCGTTGAGCATAAAGGTTCTTTAGAAGACACTTTAATCGAAATGGAACAAGATCTTCAATCTTCTATCTCTTACGCTGGTGGAACAAAATTAGACTCAATTCGTACTGTAGATTATGTAGTCGTAAAAAACTCTATTTTCAACGGTGATAAAGTATATTAA
- the pepF gene encoding oligoendopeptidase F, whose translation MKDVIEKRHIRAEVPIELTWDLSDLYESDKKWETALRVLTDDIKKLDAFKGQLHTSPTTLLHCLLLEEELLMKLTKLYSYANLKESTDRTNPVIQANSSKIAALWTKVHTALSFIHNEILSLEEGTIEKYLTKETKLEPFRKSLLDILQKRQYTLSPETEEALAALGEVHSSPYKIYGMTKLADMDFNSIQDEQGNELPVSFSLFESKYEFSPSVDIRRKAYSSFVSTLKRYKNTVATTYATEVKKQVTLSRLRKFESVTHMLLEPQNVPLEMYNNQLDIIYKELAPHMRRFADLKKKVLGLDQMLFCDLHAPLDPEFNPAITYEEAGKLIQDSLQVLGDEYSAIIKKGFKERWVDLADNVGKSTGAFCSSPYGSHPYILITWQNTMRGCFTLAHEFGHAGHFYLANKNQRIMNVRPSMYFVEAPSTMNELLLAQHLLATTDDKRMRRWVILQLLGTYYHNFVTHLLEGEYQRRVYSLAEEGEALTATTLTEIKTNVLSTFWGNSVEIDEGAGLTWMRQPHYYMGLYSYTYSAGLTASTAVAQMIKEEGQPAVDRWLDVLRAGGTMKPLELMKHAGVDMSKPDAIRKAVSYVGSLIDELERSYEE comes from the coding sequence ATGAAAGATGTAATTGAGAAACGCCATATTCGCGCAGAAGTTCCTATTGAATTAACATGGGACCTCTCTGATTTATACGAATCTGATAAAAAGTGGGAAACTGCATTACGTGTATTAACAGATGATATAAAAAAACTTGATGCGTTTAAAGGACAATTACACACTAGCCCTACCACCTTATTACATTGCCTACTTTTAGAAGAAGAGCTTTTAATGAAGTTAACAAAACTATACTCCTATGCAAATTTAAAAGAATCTACTGATCGTACAAATCCAGTTATTCAAGCGAACTCTTCCAAAATTGCTGCTTTATGGACGAAAGTACATACGGCGCTATCCTTTATTCATAATGAAATTCTCTCATTAGAAGAAGGCACAATTGAAAAATATTTAACTAAAGAAACAAAACTTGAACCTTTCCGTAAATCATTACTAGACATATTACAAAAAAGGCAGTACACGCTCTCTCCTGAAACAGAAGAAGCACTTGCTGCACTTGGCGAAGTACATAGTTCTCCATACAAAATTTACGGTATGACTAAATTAGCCGATATGGATTTTAACTCCATACAAGACGAACAAGGAAATGAACTCCCTGTCTCATTTTCATTATTTGAAAGTAAATATGAGTTTTCTCCAAGCGTAGACATACGCAGAAAGGCATACTCATCATTTGTGTCCACCTTGAAGCGATATAAAAATACCGTGGCAACAACATATGCTACCGAGGTAAAAAAACAAGTAACACTCTCTCGTTTACGCAAATTTGAATCTGTTACTCATATGCTTTTAGAGCCTCAAAACGTTCCACTTGAAATGTATAACAATCAACTTGATATTATTTATAAAGAATTAGCGCCTCATATGCGCCGTTTTGCAGATTTAAAAAAGAAAGTATTAGGACTCGATCAAATGCTGTTCTGCGACTTACATGCACCTTTAGATCCCGAATTTAATCCAGCAATTACTTACGAGGAAGCTGGAAAACTTATTCAAGACTCTTTACAAGTACTTGGCGATGAATATAGTGCCATTATCAAAAAAGGGTTCAAAGAAAGATGGGTCGATCTTGCAGATAATGTAGGGAAATCAACAGGAGCATTTTGTTCAAGCCCATATGGTTCTCATCCATACATTTTAATTACATGGCAAAATACGATGCGTGGCTGCTTCACATTGGCTCATGAATTTGGACATGCTGGTCATTTTTATTTAGCAAATAAAAACCAGCGTATTATGAATGTACGTCCATCTATGTACTTTGTTGAAGCGCCATCTACAATGAATGAATTACTATTAGCCCAGCATTTATTAGCGACGACTGACGATAAGAGAATGCGTAGATGGGTTATTCTGCAACTACTCGGCACGTATTATCATAACTTTGTTACCCACTTACTTGAGGGAGAATATCAAAGGAGGGTATATAGCCTAGCAGAAGAAGGAGAAGCACTTACAGCTACAACTTTAACTGAAATAAAAACAAATGTCCTTTCAACATTCTGGGGAAATTCCGTAGAAATTGATGAAGGTGCTGGCTTAACTTGGATGCGTCAACCTCATTATTATATGGGCTTATATTCTTACACGTATTCCGCAGGCCTCACTGCATCTACTGCGGTAGCTCAAATGATTAAAGAAGAAGGACAACCTGCCGTTGATCGCTGGTTAGATGTACTTCGCGCTGGTGGTACGATGAAACCACTTGAATTAATGAAACATGCCGGAGTCGATATGTCAAAACCAGATGCAATCCGGAAAGCTGTTTCTTACGTCGGTTCCTTAATTGATGAATTAGAACGCTCTTATGAAGAATAA
- a CDS encoding radical SAM/SPASM domain-containing protein has protein sequence MKKFKKFYLEITSVCNLACSFCPPTERQKQFISVEDFAKRLDQIKPHTDYIYLHVKGEPLLHPKIDQLLDLSHEKGFKVNITTNGTLINKRRHRLLNKPALRQMNFSLHSFDGHPGSQDKEGYVRSILSFIREATSQSDLIVSLRLWNLTQDNKTNAEIQKNRELLSIIENEFDLSYQIEEKLTPGKGIKIAERVFINQDYEFQWPALHEEEDDGKGFCHGLRNQAGILANGTVIPCCLDGEGIINLGNINNDSFSNIIEGERATNIVDGFSRRVAVEELCRKCGYRKRFGK, from the coding sequence GTGAAGAAGTTTAAGAAATTTTACTTGGAGATTACGAGTGTATGTAATCTTGCGTGCAGCTTTTGTCCGCCGACGGAAAGACAGAAGCAATTCATTTCTGTGGAGGATTTTGCGAAAAGATTAGACCAAATTAAACCACACACAGACTACATTTATTTGCACGTGAAGGGTGAGCCGTTGCTTCATCCAAAAATAGATCAACTGTTAGATTTAAGCCATGAAAAAGGGTTTAAAGTTAATATTACAACGAACGGAACGTTAATTAATAAGAGAAGGCATAGACTGTTAAATAAGCCTGCTTTAAGACAAATGAATTTTTCATTGCACAGTTTTGATGGACACCCAGGTTCGCAAGATAAAGAGGGCTATGTAAGAAGTATACTTTCCTTCATTAGAGAGGCGACAAGTCAATCAGATTTAATTGTTTCACTAAGATTATGGAATTTAACGCAGGATAATAAAACGAATGCTGAAATCCAGAAAAATAGAGAATTATTATCCATCATTGAAAATGAGTTTGATCTATCTTATCAAATTGAAGAGAAGCTTACACCAGGAAAAGGTATAAAAATTGCGGAACGTGTCTTTATTAATCAAGACTATGAATTCCAGTGGCCAGCATTGCATGAAGAAGAGGATGATGGAAAAGGATTCTGTCACGGCCTTCGAAATCAAGCTGGTATTTTAGCGAATGGAACGGTTATTCCTTGTTGTTTAGATGGTGAAGGCATTATTAACCTTGGAAATATTAATAATGATTCATTTTCTAACATTATAGAAGGCGAAAGAGCAACAAACATTGTCGATGGATTTTCTAGAAGAGTTGCAGTTGAAGAGCTATGCAGAAAATGTGGATACCGTAAAAGATTTGGAAAGTAA
- the rlmH gene encoding 23S rRNA (pseudouridine(1915)-N(3))-methyltransferase RlmH: MNISIISIGKLKEKYLKQGIAEYLKRLSAYAKVEVIELPDEKAPENLSEAEMLIVKEKEGIRILDKISDDTHVIALAIEGKQKSSEEFAVSLDRLATYGKSKVAFVIGGSLGLSSEVMKRSNESLSFSKMTLPHQLMRLVLLEQVYRAFRINRGEPYHK; the protein is encoded by the coding sequence GTGAATATCTCGATTATTTCAATTGGGAAATTAAAAGAAAAATATTTAAAACAAGGTATAGCAGAATACTTAAAACGATTATCTGCATACGCAAAAGTAGAAGTAATTGAATTGCCAGATGAAAAGGCACCAGAAAATTTAAGTGAAGCAGAAATGCTAATTGTAAAAGAAAAAGAAGGTATACGTATACTAGATAAAATTTCTGATGATACGCATGTCATTGCGTTAGCGATAGAAGGAAAGCAAAAATCATCAGAAGAATTTGCAGTAAGCTTAGATCGTCTTGCTACATATGGAAAAAGTAAAGTTGCCTTCGTGATTGGTGGATCACTTGGACTAAGTTCAGAAGTAATGAAGCGTTCAAATGAATCTCTTTCTTTTTCAAAGATGACATTACCACACCAATTAATGCGATTAGTATTGCTTGAGCAAGTGTATAGAGCATTTCGTATTAATCGTGGAGAACCGTATCATAAGTAA
- a CDS encoding CxxH/CxxC protein — protein MNLPCCLEHVELALDIIVDECEVAPVINNVDNSEKEKKTCEFCQNEATYVVSNTDSHTICG, from the coding sequence ATGAATTTACCTTGTTGTTTAGAACATGTTGAATTAGCGTTAGATATTATTGTGGATGAGTGTGAAGTCGCGCCAGTTATTAACAATGTGGATAACTCAGAAAAAGAGAAAAAAACATGTGAATTTTGTCAAAATGAGGCGACATATGTTGTATCGAACACAGATTCTCACACAATATGTGGGTAA
- a CDS encoding S1C family serine protease: protein MSFIDGENYRMKRARKKKHKGIVISSIAGTIVGASLFAFGAPIFSNDTGALPQAEASGSNMAEAQGIKQISFVDAVDRASEAVVGIINIQRDNLSEADSEAGTGSGVIYKKTNDQAYIVTNNHVVAGANRIEVSLSDGKKVPGKVLGTDVVTDLAVLEIDAKHVKKVIEIGDSNAVRRGEPVIAIGNPLGLQFSGTVTQGIISANERIVPVDLDQDGHYDWQVEVLQTDAAINPGNSGGALVNAAGQLIGINSMKIAAKEVEGIGLAIPVTRAVPIMNELEKYGKVRRPYVGIELRSLNEIPNYYWSKTLHLPGNVTEGVCILDVKSPSPGTDAGLREHDVIVAVDGKPVRDIIGFRTALYDKKINDKMTLTFYRGTKRATTTVKLGIQKY, encoded by the coding sequence ATGTCCTTTATTGATGGAGAAAATTATCGTATGAAACGTGCAAGGAAAAAGAAGCATAAAGGTATTGTTATTTCTAGCATAGCAGGAACAATTGTAGGAGCTTCGTTATTTGCATTTGGAGCTCCTATATTTTCAAATGATACGGGCGCACTTCCGCAAGCTGAAGCAAGTGGAAGTAATATGGCCGAAGCTCAAGGAATTAAACAGATTAGCTTTGTGGATGCTGTTGATCGTGCATCTGAAGCTGTTGTTGGTATTATTAATATTCAACGAGATAATTTGTCAGAGGCAGATTCAGAAGCTGGCACAGGCTCAGGTGTAATTTATAAGAAGACAAATGATCAAGCTTATATTGTAACGAATAATCATGTTGTTGCTGGGGCAAATCGTATTGAAGTAAGTTTAAGTGACGGTAAGAAGGTTCCAGGAAAGGTATTAGGAACCGATGTAGTCACAGATTTGGCTGTACTAGAGATAGATGCAAAGCATGTGAAAAAGGTCATTGAGATTGGCGATTCTAATGCTGTTCGTAGAGGAGAACCAGTCATTGCGATTGGGAACCCGCTCGGGCTACAATTTTCTGGAACCGTCACACAAGGTATTATTTCGGCTAATGAGCGTATTGTTCCTGTAGATTTAGATCAAGATGGACATTATGATTGGCAAGTAGAAGTATTGCAAACAGACGCAGCAATTAATCCGGGTAATAGTGGTGGGGCGCTTGTAAATGCAGCAGGTCAATTAATTGGTATTAACTCAATGAAAATTGCCGCAAAAGAAGTAGAAGGAATTGGTCTAGCTATTCCAGTGACTAGAGCTGTTCCAATTATGAATGAATTAGAGAAGTACGGAAAAGTAAGAAGACCGTATGTTGGAATTGAACTGAGATCATTAAATGAGATTCCAAACTATTATTGGTCAAAAACATTGCATTTACCAGGCAATGTAACAGAGGGAGTTTGCATTTTAGATGTGAAAAGTCCTTCGCCAGGCACAGATGCTGGTTTACGAGAACACGATGTAATTGTAGCAGTAGATGGAAAACCGGTTCGTGATATTATCGGATTCCGTACGGCCTTATATGATAAAAAAATTAATGATAAAATGACTCTTACGTTTTATCGTGGTACGAAACGAGCAACAACAACGGTTAAACTAGGCATTCAAAAGTATTAA
- a CDS encoding MBL fold metallo-hydrolase, with protein sequence MGLHFSVLASGSTGNMLYVGTDEKKLLVDAGLSGKATEALFKQAELNINDVSGILVTHEHSDHIKGLGVLARKYDLPVYANEKTWNAMEHLIGNIPTDQKFIFSVGDVKTFGDIEVESFGVSHDAAEPMFYAFHNNNRKLALITDTGYVSDRMKGVIKGANAFVFESNHDVEMLRMGRYPWSIKRRILSDVGHVCNEDAALAMADVITDETKHIYLAHLSLDNNMKELARMSVSQVLEEKGFGVGEAFEIHDTDPKMPTKIQYV encoded by the coding sequence ATGGGGTTGCATTTTAGTGTACTTGCAAGTGGAAGTACAGGGAATATGCTATATGTAGGAACAGATGAAAAAAAATTACTCGTCGATGCAGGTTTAAGCGGTAAAGCAACTGAGGCTTTATTTAAACAAGCAGAATTAAATATAAATGATGTATCGGGTATTCTTGTAACGCATGAACATAGTGACCATATTAAAGGATTAGGTGTATTGGCACGTAAATATGATTTGCCGGTTTATGCAAATGAGAAAACATGGAATGCAATGGAACACTTAATAGGAAATATCCCAACTGACCAAAAGTTTATTTTCTCAGTTGGGGATGTAAAAACCTTCGGTGATATTGAGGTCGAGTCATTTGGTGTTTCACATGATGCGGCAGAGCCGATGTTCTATGCTTTTCATAACAATAATAGAAAGCTAGCTCTTATTACAGATACGGGATACGTGAGTGACCGTATGAAAGGTGTTATTAAGGGGGCTAATGCTTTCGTGTTTGAAAGTAATCATGACGTGGAAATGCTTCGTATGGGACGTTATCCATGGAGTATTAAACGACGTATTTTAAGTGATGTGGGGCACGTTTGTAATGAAGATGCTGCATTAGCAATGGCGGATGTAATTACAGATGAGACAAAGCATATTTATTTAGCCCATTTGAGTTTAGATAATAACATGAAAGAACTAGCACGTATGTCGGTATCACAAGTATTAGAGGAAAAGGGATTTGGAGTGGGAGAAGCTTTTGAAATTCACGATACAGATCCAAAAATGCCTACAAAAATTCAATACGTATAA
- a CDS encoding two-component system regulatory protein YycI translates to MDWDRIKTIFIVTFFVLDLFLIFQFIQKQDSNQLELIAETKIDQELKANKITMGNFPKEPKKESFIRAENKAFKEEDVQALKNQTAHIQNMYKIESKLKEPFLNTKSLSKDKYNDFLKNYVLDGQKYEFGAMKDSKIYFFQRYKDKPIFYNEQAMIVVELNEKNELVSYTQTMLTDLKEMGESEKTKQQEIITAQTALENLYLKNKIHGNTHVKEAQIGYANLTASTSNNQVLASTWNLKTEQKQDFFVNAIEGQVMELGEKENQVVDEHTGVRKNGVAF, encoded by the coding sequence ATGGATTGGGATCGGATTAAAACCATATTTATTGTGACCTTTTTTGTTTTGGATCTCTTTCTCATTTTTCAATTCATTCAAAAGCAAGATAGTAATCAATTGGAGCTTATTGCAGAAACAAAGATAGATCAAGAATTAAAAGCAAACAAAATTACTATGGGTAATTTCCCTAAAGAACCGAAAAAAGAGTCATTTATTAGGGCTGAAAACAAGGCATTTAAAGAAGAAGATGTACAGGCTTTAAAAAATCAAACGGCGCATATACAAAATATGTACAAAATAGAAAGTAAGCTAAAAGAGCCCTTTTTAAATACAAAATCTTTATCCAAAGATAAGTATAATGATTTTTTGAAGAACTATGTATTAGATGGACAAAAGTATGAGTTTGGAGCGATGAAAGACTCTAAAATTTACTTCTTCCAAAGATATAAAGATAAGCCTATTTTCTATAACGAGCAGGCAATGATTGTTGTGGAACTAAATGAAAAAAATGAACTTGTGTCGTACACACAGACGATGCTAACAGATTTAAAAGAAATGGGCGAAAGTGAAAAAACGAAACAGCAAGAAATTATTACTGCCCAAACTGCTTTAGAAAATCTGTATTTAAAAAATAAAATTCATGGGAATACACATGTAAAAGAAGCGCAAATTGGTTATGCCAACCTTACCGCATCTACTTCTAATAACCAAGTACTTGCTTCAACGTGGAATTTAAAAACGGAGCAGAAGCAGGACTTCTTTGTAAATGCAATTGAAGGACAAGTTATGGAATTAGGTGAAAAGGAAAATCAAGTGGTTGATGAACATACTGGAGTGAGAAAGAATGGGGTTGCATTTTAG
- a CDS encoding YycH family regulatory protein, with amino-acid sequence MSMENVKTIVLINLVVISLFLTFNLWTYVPDSTSMQNAKFVQGNEGTTQTKIADVVRPTSIIVHKDKNHYGSKREGDIESIYKPLEAGELHEFKEISIAKADFLPYVHGEGKIELIFPTNIPFDAVKSMFSMKEKSIDKPKHFNRIILDPSRSRDQEIKINFVSDGDNSRIYEAKLSGVYLKDIVNAQNQFIVSAKPYFDYQINDMKKLFLPDGTTELSNITYISSNLAVDTFKNALFSDPRYLSPITEQSKEIFTDGIRSMEIENNQHMLKYKNSSVLSEKKPDNLMLLQKSFDFVNGHSGSLDSYRLDYMNKGQTVFRLQEDGYPVFNTDGLAELRQVWGSEEVMEYERSLLSLNTKGIEQKVTLPSGHVVIASLENNAAVDKRFIKDIGIGYKLSLDGQVARLQPIWYVKFVEDEAGKQKIYEWSEGGLNGLGSD; translated from the coding sequence ATGAGTATGGAAAATGTTAAAACGATAGTTTTAATTAACTTAGTTGTAATTAGTCTATTTCTTACTTTTAACTTATGGACGTATGTGCCAGATTCCACGTCTATGCAAAACGCAAAATTTGTACAGGGGAATGAAGGAACTACTCAAACTAAAATCGCTGATGTTGTCCGCCCTACTTCTATCATCGTGCATAAAGATAAAAATCATTACGGGAGCAAAAGAGAGGGAGATATAGAATCAATCTATAAACCTTTGGAAGCAGGGGAATTACATGAGTTCAAAGAGATATCGATTGCTAAGGCTGACTTCCTTCCTTATGTGCATGGTGAAGGGAAAATTGAACTTATTTTCCCTACCAATATCCCATTTGATGCAGTTAAATCTATGTTTAGTATGAAAGAAAAAAGTATAGATAAGCCTAAACACTTTAATCGAATTATTCTTGACCCTTCTAGAAGTAGGGATCAAGAAATTAAAATTAATTTTGTTTCCGATGGTGATAACTCTAGAATATATGAAGCAAAATTAAGTGGTGTGTATTTAAAAGATATTGTAAATGCACAAAATCAATTTATAGTATCAGCGAAACCTTATTTTGACTATCAAATTAATGATATGAAAAAGCTATTTTTACCAGATGGAACGACAGAATTAAGTAATATAACATATATTTCATCTAATTTAGCGGTTGATACATTTAAGAATGCTCTTTTTAGTGACCCACGTTATTTAAGCCCGATTACCGAGCAATCGAAAGAAATATTTACAGATGGTATTAGGTCTATGGAGATTGAAAACAATCAGCATATGCTAAAGTATAAAAATTCTTCCGTTTTAAGTGAGAAAAAGCCAGATAATTTAATGCTTTTACAAAAAAGTTTTGATTTTGTAAATGGTCACAGTGGAAGCTTGGATTCATATCGTTTGGACTATATGAATAAAGGACAGACAGTCTTCCGCTTACAGGAAGATGGATATCCCGTATTTAATACAGATGGGTTAGCTGAATTGAGACAAGTATGGGGATCAGAAGAAGTAATGGAATATGAAAGATCGTTGCTGTCTTTGAATACGAAAGGTATCGAACAGAAGGTTACTCTCCCATCAGGTCACGTTGTAATAGCATCCTTAGAAAATAATGCGGCTGTAGATAAAAGATTCATTAAGGACATTGGGATTGGATACAAATTATCACTAGATGGGCAAGTAGCGCGACTACAGCCGATTTGGTATGTAAAGTTTGTTGAAGATGAAGCTGGCAAACAAAAAATATATGAGTGGAGTGAGGGAGGACTAAATGGATTGGGATCGGATTAA
- the walK gene encoding cell wall metabolism sensor histidine kinase WalK, with the protein MKKVGFFQSIHLKFVLIYMLLILIAMQVIGVYFVRELEKSLVQGFRDSLTQQTNLLSYNLKQEFKKSYTKAETESTDETIKTSIRKFASDRKKDIQEVSVFDANRKLLAISDESKQNKVNRTSTDIAVQRVLVQKKPEVKIEKDGRTGHRVQVMITPIMDDNNKDALGAIYVVASMEDVYKQMKDINQIFATGTVIALLVTAVLGILLAQTITRPISDMRRQAIEMAKGNYSRKVKVHSHDEIGQLALSFNNLSKKLQQARSSTESERRKLSSVLSHMTDGVIATDRKGDIILLNDPAEKMLNVSRETALDQSVLEVLGIQEEFTLDHLYEEPDSVLLDFSTRNEPYILRASFSVIQKETGKANGLIAVLYDVTEQERIERERREFVANVSHELRTPLTTMRSYLEALTDGAWQDPNIAPQFLTVIQEETERMIRLVNALLQLSKLDSTEHRLMKEWVDFTDFFNNIIDRFEMSKEQNVSFKRSFSKKSRFIDMDTDKITQVLYNIISNALKYSPEGGTVTYRLRDRGELLEISVSDQGMGIPKENVDKIFERFYRVDKARSRQMGGTGLGLAIAKEMIEAHGGSIWAKSEEGKGTTIYFTLPMAADEEDEWE; encoded by the coding sequence ATGAAGAAAGTCGGTTTTTTTCAATCTATTCATTTAAAATTTGTACTCATATATATGCTATTAATATTGATAGCTATGCAAGTTATTGGAGTATATTTCGTAAGAGAGTTAGAAAAGAGTCTTGTACAAGGATTTAGAGATTCTTTAACGCAACAAACGAACTTATTATCGTATAACTTGAAACAAGAGTTTAAAAAAAGTTATACAAAAGCAGAGACAGAGTCAACAGATGAAACGATTAAAACTTCCATTCGAAAATTTGCCTCTGATCGAAAGAAAGATATTCAAGAGGTAAGTGTATTTGATGCGAATAGAAAGCTGCTCGCTATTTCAGATGAGTCAAAGCAAAACAAGGTAAATAGAACATCAACTGATATAGCTGTTCAGCGGGTATTGGTACAAAAAAAACCAGAAGTGAAAATTGAGAAGGATGGTCGTACAGGTCACCGTGTACAAGTTATGATTACTCCTATTATGGATGATAACAACAAAGATGCACTTGGTGCCATTTACGTTGTTGCATCCATGGAAGATGTTTATAAGCAGATGAAGGATATTAATCAAATCTTTGCGACCGGAACCGTTATTGCATTACTCGTAACAGCTGTACTTGGAATTTTGTTAGCTCAAACGATTACGAGACCAATCTCTGATATGCGAAGACAAGCGATTGAAATGGCAAAAGGAAACTATTCAAGAAAAGTAAAAGTGCATAGCCATGATGAAATTGGACAATTAGCATTATCTTTCAATAATTTATCAAAAAAATTACAACAAGCTCGTTCTTCAACAGAAAGTGAAAGACGTAAATTGTCATCTGTATTATCACATATGACAGATGGAGTAATCGCTACTGACCGAAAAGGGGACATTATTTTATTAAATGATCCTGCGGAAAAGATGCTAAATGTTTCGCGTGAAACGGCGCTCGATCAATCTGTTTTAGAAGTATTGGGAATACAAGAAGAATTTACGCTCGATCATTTATACGAAGAGCCTGATTCTGTTTTATTAGATTTTAGTACGAGAAATGAGCCATATATTTTACGCGCTAGTTTTTCTGTTATTCAAAAAGAGACAGGAAAAGCAAATGGTTTAATTGCCGTATTATATGATGTGACTGAGCAGGAGCGTATAGAAAGGGAACGCCGCGAGTTTGTAGCAAACGTCTCTCATGAATTAAGAACGCCATTAACGACAATGCGCAGCTACTTAGAGGCACTTACAGACGGTGCATGGCAAGATCCGAATATTGCACCGCAATTTTTAACAGTTATACAAGAAGAAACAGAAAGAATGATTAGACTTGTAAATGCGTTATTGCAACTATCTAAACTAGATAGTACAGAACATCGTTTAATGAAAGAATGGGTCGACTTTACTGACTTCTTTAATAACATTATTGATCGTTTTGAAATGTCTAAAGAGCAAAACGTAAGTTTCAAACGATCTTTCTCTAAAAAATCTCGATTTATTGATATGGATACGGATAAAATTACGCAAGTATTGTATAACATTATTTCGAATGCATTAAAGTATTCACCAGAAGGTGGAACAGTAACATATCGTTTACGTGATCGCGGAGAATTATTAGAGATTAGTGTAAGTGACCAAGGAATGGGTATTCCGAAAGAAAACGTCGATAAAATCTTTGAACGTTTTTATCGTGTAGATAAAGCGCGCTCACGACAAATGGGTGGTACAGGACTTGGATTAGCAATTGCGAAAGAAATGATTGAGGCACATGGTGGCTCGATTTGGGCGAAGAGTGAAGAAGGAAAAGGGACAACGATTTATTTCACATTACCAATGGCAGCGGATGAAGAGGACGAATGGGAATGA